A part of Rhipicephalus microplus isolate Deutch F79 chromosome 8, USDA_Rmic, whole genome shotgun sequence genomic DNA contains:
- the LOC119164132 gene encoding uncharacterized protein LOC119164132 isoform X3, whose product MADPRELCGSSRFKVTPAGYRPAVVALKPRSLPSPFCRFRKRSSCHRFSLSDQMDSVTTPAAKGRPPFRPPGGPNLGTLPPLSDFQSFLEEHKRFYESARKTHRAVVASTADAAAGRHLGCLEPQDGFDTWKTPRQGPKGDREVAVARRRRQVTATSTPCLRDGVAVKSEGSVAFARSLSGKKTTKKTFQEVVSGSTTKTGGKRRSEAEVGVKDETPNPKTPRLEFEQLQAAEPVDACEVGAALGAHVPGNFKNSGVRQATVPSQAHHAASVNDAWVVDPKTVLVKSRPSALANVPSGMTSVDRHRRCFEPKSCPDWPQRSTASMKRRNKKAQSAKIAIVGPTREKRCARKINFACPAPDTAETSSAHHVPSMTIAARMVGVGGFLKSAFMFVISILVPRAWRLLAGRFR is encoded by the exons ATTCAAGGTCACGCCGGCAGGATATCGACCGGCAGTCGTGGCCTTGAAGCCAAGGAGCCTTCCATCTCCCTTTTGTCGATTTCGGAAGCGGTCGTCCTGCCATCGGTTCTCTCTATCG GACCAGATGGACTCGGTGACGACTCCTGCGGCCAAGGGCAGGCCTCCGTTCCGGCCACCGGGCGGCCCCAACCTCGGCACTCTGCCACCTTTGAGTGACTTCCAGAGCTTCCTGGAAGAGCATAAACGGTTTTATGAGAGCGCCAGGAAAACCCACAGAGCCGTCGTGGCGTCGACAGCCGATGCGGCGGCAGGGCGACATCTTGGCTGCCTAGAACCCCAAGATGGCTTTGACACCTGGAAAACCCCGAGGCAGGGCCCTAAAGGGGACAGAGAGGTGGCCGTGGCGAGGCGTCGTCGTCAGGTAACCGCGACAAGTACGCCATGTCTCCGCGACGGAGTTGCCGTCAAGTCTGAAGGGTCGGTAGCCTTCGCCAGAAGTCTATCCGGGAAGAAGACGACCAAGAAGACGTTTCAGGAGGTCGTCTCCGGCAGCACAACGAAAACGGGAGGAAAGAGGCGTAGCGAGGCCGAGGTCGGCGTTAAAGACGAAACGCCGAACCCGAAGACGCCGCGTCTCGAATTCGAGCAGTTGCAGGCAGCTGAACCGGTGGATGCTTGCGAGGTGGGCGCGGCGCTGGGCGCACATGTTCCAGGGAACTTCAAGAACAGCGGTGTAAGACAGGCCACGGTACCCTCCCAGGCGCACCATGCCGCCAGCGTCAATGATGCGTGGGTGGTGGACCCGAAGACGGTGCTGGTAAAGAGCAGACCCTCGGCGCTTGCCAACGTGCCGTCGGGAATGACCTCTGTGGATCGACACCGAAGGTGTTTCGAGCCTAAGAGCTGCCCCGACTGGCCCCAACGCTCAACCGCGTCAATGAAACGACGAAACAAGAAGGCCCAGTCTGCAAAGATTGCCATCGTGGGGCCCACGCGTGAAAAACGGTGTGCCAGGAAAATCAACTTTGCCTGTCCAGCACCCGACACCGCTGAGACTTCGTCAGCCCACCATGTGCCCAGTATGACCATTGCGGCTAGGATGGTAGGCGTGGGAGGATTTCTCAAAAGTGCCTTTATGTTCGTCATCTCTATTCTGGTGCCAAGGGCTTGGCGTTTACTGGCAGGTCGCTTCCGTTAA
- the LOC119164132 gene encoding uncharacterized protein LOC119164132 isoform X1 gives MADPRELCGSSRIPPISSLLSRFKVTPAGYRPAVVALKPRSLPSPFCRFRKRSSCHRFSLSDQMDSVTTPAAKGRPPFRPPGGPNLGTLPPLSDFQSFLEEHKRFYESARKTHRAVVASTADAAAGRHLGCLEPQDGFDTWKTPRQGPKGDREVAVARRRRQVTATSTPCLRDGVAVKSEGSVAFARSLSGKKTTKKTFQEVVSGSTTKTGGKRRSEAEVGVKDETPNPKTPRLEFEQLQAAEPVDACEVGAALGAHVPGNFKNSGVRQATVPSQAHHAASVNDAWVVDPKTVLVKSRPSALANVPSGMTSVDRHRRCFEPKSCPDWPQRSTASMKRRNKKAQSAKIAIVGPTREKRCARKINFACPAPDTAETSSAHHVPSMTIAARMVGVGGFLKSAFMFVISILVPRAWRLLAGRFR, from the exons GATCCCTCCCATTTCTTCCCTCCTCAGCAGATTCAAGGTCACGCCGGCAGGATATCGACCGGCAGTCGTGGCCTTGAAGCCAAGGAGCCTTCCATCTCCCTTTTGTCGATTTCGGAAGCGGTCGTCCTGCCATCGGTTCTCTCTATCG GACCAGATGGACTCGGTGACGACTCCTGCGGCCAAGGGCAGGCCTCCGTTCCGGCCACCGGGCGGCCCCAACCTCGGCACTCTGCCACCTTTGAGTGACTTCCAGAGCTTCCTGGAAGAGCATAAACGGTTTTATGAGAGCGCCAGGAAAACCCACAGAGCCGTCGTGGCGTCGACAGCCGATGCGGCGGCAGGGCGACATCTTGGCTGCCTAGAACCCCAAGATGGCTTTGACACCTGGAAAACCCCGAGGCAGGGCCCTAAAGGGGACAGAGAGGTGGCCGTGGCGAGGCGTCGTCGTCAGGTAACCGCGACAAGTACGCCATGTCTCCGCGACGGAGTTGCCGTCAAGTCTGAAGGGTCGGTAGCCTTCGCCAGAAGTCTATCCGGGAAGAAGACGACCAAGAAGACGTTTCAGGAGGTCGTCTCCGGCAGCACAACGAAAACGGGAGGAAAGAGGCGTAGCGAGGCCGAGGTCGGCGTTAAAGACGAAACGCCGAACCCGAAGACGCCGCGTCTCGAATTCGAGCAGTTGCAGGCAGCTGAACCGGTGGATGCTTGCGAGGTGGGCGCGGCGCTGGGCGCACATGTTCCAGGGAACTTCAAGAACAGCGGTGTAAGACAGGCCACGGTACCCTCCCAGGCGCACCATGCCGCCAGCGTCAATGATGCGTGGGTGGTGGACCCGAAGACGGTGCTGGTAAAGAGCAGACCCTCGGCGCTTGCCAACGTGCCGTCGGGAATGACCTCTGTGGATCGACACCGAAGGTGTTTCGAGCCTAAGAGCTGCCCCGACTGGCCCCAACGCTCAACCGCGTCAATGAAACGACGAAACAAGAAGGCCCAGTCTGCAAAGATTGCCATCGTGGGGCCCACGCGTGAAAAACGGTGTGCCAGGAAAATCAACTTTGCCTGTCCAGCACCCGACACCGCTGAGACTTCGTCAGCCCACCATGTGCCCAGTATGACCATTGCGGCTAGGATGGTAGGCGTGGGAGGATTTCTCAAAAGTGCCTTTATGTTCGTCATCTCTATTCTGGTGCCAAGGGCTTGGCGTTTACTGGCAGGTCGCTTCCGTTAA
- the LOC119164132 gene encoding uncharacterized protein LOC119164132 isoform X2: protein MADPRELCGSSRRFKVTPAGYRPAVVALKPRSLPSPFCRFRKRSSCHRFSLSDQMDSVTTPAAKGRPPFRPPGGPNLGTLPPLSDFQSFLEEHKRFYESARKTHRAVVASTADAAAGRHLGCLEPQDGFDTWKTPRQGPKGDREVAVARRRRQVTATSTPCLRDGVAVKSEGSVAFARSLSGKKTTKKTFQEVVSGSTTKTGGKRRSEAEVGVKDETPNPKTPRLEFEQLQAAEPVDACEVGAALGAHVPGNFKNSGVRQATVPSQAHHAASVNDAWVVDPKTVLVKSRPSALANVPSGMTSVDRHRRCFEPKSCPDWPQRSTASMKRRNKKAQSAKIAIVGPTREKRCARKINFACPAPDTAETSSAHHVPSMTIAARMVGVGGFLKSAFMFVISILVPRAWRLLAGRFR from the exons CAGATTCAAGGTCACGCCGGCAGGATATCGACCGGCAGTCGTGGCCTTGAAGCCAAGGAGCCTTCCATCTCCCTTTTGTCGATTTCGGAAGCGGTCGTCCTGCCATCGGTTCTCTCTATCG GACCAGATGGACTCGGTGACGACTCCTGCGGCCAAGGGCAGGCCTCCGTTCCGGCCACCGGGCGGCCCCAACCTCGGCACTCTGCCACCTTTGAGTGACTTCCAGAGCTTCCTGGAAGAGCATAAACGGTTTTATGAGAGCGCCAGGAAAACCCACAGAGCCGTCGTGGCGTCGACAGCCGATGCGGCGGCAGGGCGACATCTTGGCTGCCTAGAACCCCAAGATGGCTTTGACACCTGGAAAACCCCGAGGCAGGGCCCTAAAGGGGACAGAGAGGTGGCCGTGGCGAGGCGTCGTCGTCAGGTAACCGCGACAAGTACGCCATGTCTCCGCGACGGAGTTGCCGTCAAGTCTGAAGGGTCGGTAGCCTTCGCCAGAAGTCTATCCGGGAAGAAGACGACCAAGAAGACGTTTCAGGAGGTCGTCTCCGGCAGCACAACGAAAACGGGAGGAAAGAGGCGTAGCGAGGCCGAGGTCGGCGTTAAAGACGAAACGCCGAACCCGAAGACGCCGCGTCTCGAATTCGAGCAGTTGCAGGCAGCTGAACCGGTGGATGCTTGCGAGGTGGGCGCGGCGCTGGGCGCACATGTTCCAGGGAACTTCAAGAACAGCGGTGTAAGACAGGCCACGGTACCCTCCCAGGCGCACCATGCCGCCAGCGTCAATGATGCGTGGGTGGTGGACCCGAAGACGGTGCTGGTAAAGAGCAGACCCTCGGCGCTTGCCAACGTGCCGTCGGGAATGACCTCTGTGGATCGACACCGAAGGTGTTTCGAGCCTAAGAGCTGCCCCGACTGGCCCCAACGCTCAACCGCGTCAATGAAACGACGAAACAAGAAGGCCCAGTCTGCAAAGATTGCCATCGTGGGGCCCACGCGTGAAAAACGGTGTGCCAGGAAAATCAACTTTGCCTGTCCAGCACCCGACACCGCTGAGACTTCGTCAGCCCACCATGTGCCCAGTATGACCATTGCGGCTAGGATGGTAGGCGTGGGAGGATTTCTCAAAAGTGCCTTTATGTTCGTCATCTCTATTCTGGTGCCAAGGGCTTGGCGTTTACTGGCAGGTCGCTTCCGTTAA